A part of Aegilops tauschii subsp. strangulata cultivar AL8/78 chromosome 2, Aet v6.0, whole genome shotgun sequence genomic DNA contains:
- the LOC109737169 gene encoding probable indole-3-pyruvate monooxygenase YUCCA10, with the protein MSKCTTVKFTAKFLVVASGENSAENIPMIPGLENFPGDVIHSSSYKSGKSYSSKNVLVVGSGNSGMEIAYDLATHIHVMTKELIRLGMTLAHHLPLNLVDKLLVMAAYLIFGDLSRHGITRPKMGPMTLKSETGRSTVIDVGTVGLIKKGIIKVQGSISKIKGNIVKFQCSKRISFDAIVFATGYKSTANIWLKNGESMLNGNGLPIQKYLNHWKGENGLYCAGLARRGLAGIAADAKNIANDIKSVIDSM; encoded by the exons ATGTCAAAGTGCACCACAGTCAAGTTCACGGCAAAGTTTCTTGTTGTGGCAAGTGGTGAGAATAGTGCAGAGAATATTCCAATGATCCCTGGACTAGAAAACTTTCCAGGTGATGTCATCCACTCCTCAAGCTACAAGTCAGGCAAGAGCTACTCTAGCAAGAATGTATTGGTCGTTGGATCTGGCAACTCCGGGATGGAAATTGCTTATGACCTTGCGACCCAT ATTCATGTAATGACAAAGGAATTAATTCGTTTGGGGATGACACTTGCTCACCATCTTCCATTGAATCTAGTGGATAAACTCCTTGTGATGGCAGCGTATTTAATATTTGGAGATCTGTCACGACATGGCATCACAAGGCCAAAAATGGGTCCAATGACCCTCAAATCAGAAACAGGCCGATCTACAGTGATTGATGTTGGGACTGTTGGATTGATCAAAAAAGGCATCATCAAA GTTCAGGGGAGCATTAGTAAGATCAAGGGCAACATAGTTAAATTTCAATGCAGTAAAAGAATCTCATTTGATGCGATTGTGTTTGCAACTGGATACAAAAGCACGGCAAATATATGGCTCAAG AATGGTGAGAGCATGTTAAATGGCAACGGACTGCCCATCCAAAAATATCTGAATCATTGGAAAGGTGAAAATGGGCTCTACTGTGCTGGGTTAGCAAGGAGAGGATTAGCCGGTATTGCAGCAGATGCCAAGAATATCGCTAATGACATCAAATCTGTGATAGACTCTATGTGA
- the LOC141042133 gene encoding probable indole-3-pyruvate monooxygenase YUCCA10, with the protein MESVPVLIVGAGPAGLATAACLGQFSIPYAIVERESCSTSLWRNRAYDRLKLHLAKEFCELPHMSYPVDAPTYIPKTLFVKYLDDYVERFNIQPKYLTSVESSTYDNDEKCWSIVATDMSKCTTVKFTAKFLVVASGENSAENIPMIPGLENFPGDVIHSSSYKSGKSYSGKNVLVVGSGNSGMEIAYDLATHGANTSIVIRSPIHVMTKELIRLGMTLAHHLPLNLVDKLLVMASYLIFGYLSRHGITRPKMGPMTLKSETGRSAVIDVGTVGLIKKGIIKVQGSISKIKGNIVKFQCSKRISFDAIVFATGYKSTANIWLKNGESMLNDNGLPIQIYPNHWKGENGLYCAGLARRGLAGIAADAKNIANDIKSVIDSMSS; encoded by the exons ATGGAGAGTGTTCCAGTGTTGATTGTTGGTGCTGGGCCAGCAGGCCTTGCAACGGCAGCATGCCTTGGTCAATTCTCGATTCCTTATGCCATCGTCGAGCGCGAGAGCTGTAGCACGTCACTCTGGCGCAACCGTGCATATGATCGCCTCAAGCTGCATCTCGCAAAGGAGTTCTGTGAGTTGCCACACATGTCATACCCTGTAGATGCACCAACATACATACCAAAAACCTTGTTTGTGAAGTACTTGGATGACTATGTTGAGCGTTTCAACATTCAACCAAAGTATCTCACCAGCGTGGAGTCATCCacatatgacaatgatgaaaaaTGTTGGTCCATTGTGGCAACGGACATGTCAAAGTGCACCACAGTCAAGTTCACGGCAAAGTTTCTTGTTGTGGCAAGTGGTGAGAATAGTGCAGAGAATATTCCAATGATCCCTGGACTAGAAAACTTTCCAGGTGATGTCATCCACTCCTCAAGCTACAAGTCAGGCAAGAGCTACTCTGGCAAGAATGTATTGGTCGTTGGATCTGGCAACTCCGGGATGGAAATTGCTTATGACCTTGCGACCCATGGTGCCAATACATCGATTGTTATACGAAGCCCG ATTCATGTAATGACAAAGGAATTAATTCGTTTGGGGATGACACTTGCTCACCATCTTCCATTGAATCTAGTGGATAAACTCCTTGTGATGGCATCGTATTTAATATTTGGATACCTGTCACGACATGGCATCACAAGGCCAAAAATGGGTCCAATGACCCTCAAATCAGAAACAGGCCGATCTGCAGTGATTGATGTTGGGACTGTTGGATTGATCAAAAAAGGCATCATCAAA GTTCAGGGGAGCATTAGTAAGATCAAGGGCAACATAGTTAAATTTCAATGCAGTAAAAGAATCTCATTTGATGCGATTGTGTTTGCAACTGGATACAAAAGCACGGCAAATATATGGCTCAAG AATGGTGAGAGCATGTTAAATGACAACGGACTGCCCATCCAAATATATCCGAATCATTGGAAAGGTGAAAATGGGCTCTACTGTGCTGGGTTAGCGAGGAGAGGATTAGCCGGTATTGCAGCAGATGCTAAGAATATCGCTAATGACATCAAATCTGTGATAGACTCTATGTCAAGTTAA
- the LOC141042134 gene encoding probable indole-3-pyruvate monooxygenase YUCCA10, with protein sequence MESVPVLIVGAGPAGLATAACLGQFSIPYAIVERESCSASLWRNRAYDRLKLHLAKEFYELPHMSYPVDAPTYIPKTLFVKYLDDYVERFNIQPKYLTSVESSTYDNDEKCWSIVATDMSKCTTVKFTAKFLVVASGENSAENIPMIPGLENFPGDVIHSSSYKSGKSYSGKNVLVVGSGNSGMEIAYDLATHGANTSIVIRSPIHVMTKELIRLGMTLAHHLPLNLVDKLLVMASYLIFGDLSRHGITRPKMGPMTLKSETGRSAVIDVGTVGLIKKGIMKVQGSISKIKGNIVKFQCSKRISFDAIVFATGYKSTANIWLKNGESMLNDNGLPIQIYPNHWKGENGLYCAGLARRGLAGIAADAKNIANDIKSVIDSMSS encoded by the exons ATGGAGAGTGTTCCAGTGTTGATTGTTGGTGCTGGGCCAGCAGGCCTTGCAACGGCAGCATGCCTTGGTCAATTCTCGATTCCTTATGCCATCGTCGAGCGCGAGAGCTGTAGCGCGTCACTCTGGCGCAACCGTGCATATGATCGCCTCAAGCTGCATCTCGCAAAGGAGTTCTATGAGTTGCCACACATGTCATACCCTGTAGATGCACCAACATACATACCAAAAACCTTGTTTGTGAAGTACTTGGATGACTATGTTGAGCGTTTCAACATTCAACCAAAGTATCTCACCAGCGTGGAGTCATCCacatatgacaatgatgaaaaaTGTTGGTCCATTGTGGCAACGGACATGTCAAAGTGCACCACAGTCAAGTTCACGGCAAAGTTTCTTGTTGTGGCAAGTGGTGAGAATAGTGCAGAGAATATTCCAATGATCCCTGGACTTGAAAACTTTCCAGGTGATGTCATCCACTCCTCAAGCTACAAGTCAGGCAAGAGCTACTCTGGCAAGAATGTATTGGTCGTTGGATCTGGCAACTCCGGGATGGAAATTGCTTATGACCTTGCGACCCATGGTGCCAATACATCGATTGTTATACGAAGCCCG ATTCATGTAATGACAAAGGAATTAATTCGTTTGGGGATGACACTTGCTCACCATCTTCCATTGAATCTAGTGGATAAACTCCTTGTGATGGCATCGTATTTAATATTTGGAGACCTGTCACGACATGGCATCACAAGGCCAAAAATGGGTCCAATGACCCTCAAATCAGAAACAGGCCGATCTGCAGTGATTGATGTTGGGACTGTTGGATTGATCAAAAAAGGCATCATGAAA GTTCAGGGGAGCATTAGTAAGATCAAGGGCAACATAGTTAAATTTCAATGCAGTAAAAGAATCTCATTTGATGCGATTGTGTTTGCAACTGGATACAAAAGCACGGCAAATATATGGCTCAAG AATGGTGAGAGCATGTTAAATGACAACGGACTGCCCATCCAAATATATCCGAATCATTGGAAAGGTGAAAATGGGCTCTACTGTGCTGGGTTAGCGAGGAGAGGATTAGCCGGTATTGCAGCAGATGCCAAGAATATCGCTAATGACATCAAATCTGTGATAGACTCTATGTCAAGTTAA